One Dictyostelium discoideum AX4 chromosome 3 chromosome, whole genome shotgun sequence genomic region harbors:
- a CDS encoding elongation factor 1b-related protein — translation MTGKISVVFRVSPWDEETDIKKVEERVRSISKEGLHWGDSKNESVFGDIKVLKILAVIEPSVSVDEIEQEISDFDDLVQVIIFFYLFPI, via the coding sequence atgaCAGGTAAAATTTCAGTTGTATTTAGAGTATCACCATGGGATGAAGAAactgatattaaaaaagttgaGGAAAGAGTTAGAAGTATTAGCAAAGAAGGATTGCACTGGGGTGACAGCAAAAATGAATCAGTCTTTGGAGATATCAAAGTATTGAAAATCCTTGCAGTTATTGAACCATCAGTATCAGTTGATGAGATCGAACAAGAAATCTCTGATTTTGATGACTTGGTTCAagtaattatctttttttatttatttccaatataa
- a CDS encoding CHR group protein (Similar to CHRomatin Organization MOdifier), with the protein MSSIENSNVQPTRKKGAKILNLWKGEQDILNYSGLSRRSIAALKNKEILENNNDSDSDNNNNKNKKSTKSKNSKKSNLSGEDSENDDNDVEKDENENNDVEMKDEEEEEEEEEELEEEEEEDDSEDSDDLSKKSRGRPKASVSKPPPPKVPKSKPIAKTNNKKNSNTKEVIIKEKSKITTTTTTTTTATTTATITPPPPKPVSKPVGKPKGSVSKKAAALAKKKNNVQSESEESEESESESEEDEEEEEEKGANKNKKKNEKENQVKGEGEDDDNEKEEDGENNTIDESDDEIDKFKQMDPIERIKKEYSIEKILDKRYIKPNKDDNNNNNNNNNNNNNNNNNNNNNNNNNNEEILEVLVKWKDLSYIHSSWINSKLMNQTRSSKMRLQRFIQKNIENEDNSDLLVSSTQPSWEEFTEVEKVLDVRTVSVTSNKFKADKQYLIKWKSISYSLSTWEYQDDFKDDLKIEQYYKLNEMPSKEELRDKPRPPRTAWKKIDQSPDYFTKGNKLRPYQLEGLNWLSFCWHEQRNSILGDEMGLGKTVQSVSILETLRKVHGIRGPFLVVAPLTTIPHWKREFENWTDMNALVYHDSGAGRPICRNYEFYLKDKDGGGGGASGGASGKITKFNVLITTYEMAITDRTHLSRIPWKYLVIDEAHRLKNKSCKLTIELRSYSFDHLLLLTGTPLQNNTQELWSLLNFLDPKQFSNLDQFLLEYGDLKESSQVESLQAILKPYLLRRMKERVEKSIAPKEETIVEVELTTVQKKYYRAIYEKNFSFLRKGGKSNQGPSLLNIMMELRKCCNHPYLTKGVEQSETSSIKDKDQIFQKLIQASGKLVLIDKLLPKLKLGNHKVLIFSQMVSVLDILDDYLTYRGYPHERIDGSIKGNDRQAAIDRFSKPDSDRFVFLLCTRAGGIGINLTAADTVIIFDSDWNPQNDLQAQARCHRIGQDKMVKVYRLVTKNTYERLMFDKASKKLGLDRAVLTKMNSLADSNNGNNSSSSSTTKDELPDKETINSLLKFGVYAIKDDDTSSEKFYEEDIDQILDRSLVVKQETVGDPLASSFSTASFCSSSATTQIDVNDPNFWDKFEPELNKKKDVILQPRQRKNVQRFGTFKDHEESSDDEEQSDFEPDEDDESTRDIGGINGTIGGQNSINKSWTAGERNKLKSAMLAYGSSRWDLIKTVAGLKRWSVEQVRQYGRAFLHKVLSNYNSDKEIPENNKFTMDMMNALVVELEPSIHSYHLEKKRLFDLELKQNEEEENNNNNDNDKVNSDSIEKESSSSSSSSPSSNINQDNSIEKKEENDTTVKDEKMVDIHELQETKVEPNVNANTNSTTTTTTTTTTTTTLLTEFNDNDNNDEGYHEYLNHITLNDSYFTEYLNRNTKKITRKLHNMALVSQILKLGYLSVAELLGDLSDAPFSWWKSDKDNDLLIGTYKHGFGEYEMIRNDPTLSFSKYKWKLSTDDDGGDDSKSKTESTTTTTIDEEEEDNEEEGVKKWPSAKVLSHRVKRLLRTMDFFKNKLEKESKNEKKKIEKEKKQEEKLKKRQEPKVEWTKREKDSFYRCITMYGIFEEESSLPTTTTTTTTTTTTLETTTTTATTIPTTKIELNWDLIKEKASLKKKSSELIELYYNELISKCESAVQEEKKFRSNVLFNTKENQMKLKQDKLQKGGLSSSTSSTDLQQQQQQSTGDDDDLLEDDEKGGNIDKKPSGSDELSLVQCKRVLSRIQFFQKLRNVVLKIKDLEEVFKNLPSPYHGFPSWWKTGTHDISLLQGVSKHGYSQYEDICNDQSLPFHELAQSLRLDKEKEKGSGGDSGVDDDASDKKRKRKENILDLINFPKDKSISKRLDFIVFYALNPPKPQSKHSAFDKILLPIDSGDNSNIQDNNNNNNNNNNNNKNNNNKNNDNENNNNNNNNNNNNNNNNNNNNNNNNNNNNNNNNNANNNNNNINDNNNTNNANNNNNNDNNAKNNNTFTYGKSTKSKNRPPSSPMKSNRNQNVNNNHKNINNTNGIVVEKKASLINILHSEEEFSDNEGFKRIDTTDDRLKKKQKSSPYKKHKQPTYQRPNLECGSDLETEYSDDDFGDSNTHDKYIHIPTNPKNKQSTQLSETLFSIKPTTSLFNHNKNFNNNNNNNNNNNNNNNNNNNNNNNNNNNSNNNSLFTKNNNNNNSNSVLNIKNINSSNNGNNISTEFDFSPRTNKNNYSNNNNNDINNNNNDNNNNNNNNLPRLPSISSLSDNGSFFGLPNKLGPIPKPYRDNRDTNNKSSFHFQNNEEFENQPNFSNKSFMGNSSISYQSNNNNNNTNSFNNFNNNNNNNNNSNNSNDNNYNKNNNGYNKNNNNRFEYKRNSQIQDDGDYEYEEDDGYINDDMIYIPRK; encoded by the exons atgtcttcaattgaaaattctaATGTTCAACCAACAAGG aaaaaaggagcgaaaattttaaatttatggAAGGGCGaacaagatattttaaattattctgGTCTTTCCAGAAGATCAATAGCagcattaaaaaataaagaaattttagaaaataataatgatagtgatagtgataataataataataaaaataagaaatcgacaaaatctaaaaattcaaagaaatcaaatttaagTGGTGAAGAtagtgaaaatgatgataatgatgtagaaaaagatgaaaatgaaaataatgatgtaGAAATGAAAgatgaggaagaagaagaagaagaggaagaagaattagaggaggaggaagaagaagatgatagTGAAGATAGTGATGACTTATCTAAAAAAAGTAGAGGTAGACCTAAAGCATCAGTTTctaaaccaccaccaccaaaagTTCCAAAAAGTAAACCAATAGCAAAAACaaacaataaaaagaatagtAACACAAAagaagtaataataaaagaaaaatctaaaataacgacgacaacaaccacaaccacaacagcaacaaccacAGCAACaataacaccaccaccaccaaaaccAGTATCAAAACCTGTTGGTAAACCAAAAGGTTCAGTTTCAAAAAAAGCGGCAGCATTagcaaagaaaaaaaataatgtacAATCAGAATCAGAAGAATCAGAAGAATCAGAATCGGAAtcagaagaagatgaagaagaagaggaagaaaaaggggcaaataaaaataaaaagaaaaatgaaaaagaaaatcaagtAAAAGGGGAAGGagaggatgatgataatgaaaaagaagaagatggtgaaaataatacaatCGATGAaagtgatgatgaaattgataaatttaaacaaatgGATCCAattgaaagaattaaaaaagaatattcaattgaaaaaattttagataaaAGATAtataaaaccaaataaagatgataataataataataataataataataataataataataataataataataataataataataataataataataataatgaagaaatttTAGAAGTTTTAGTTAAATGGAAAGATTTATCATATATTCATAGTTCATGGATAAATTCtaaattaatgaatcaaaCTAGATCAAGTAAGATGAGATTACAAAGATTTATTCAAAagaatattgaaaatgaagataataGTGATTTATTAGTTTCATCAACACAACCAAGTTGGGAAGAATTTACAGAGGTTGAGAAAGTATTGGATGTTAGAACAGTTTCAGTtacatcaaataaatttaaagcggataaacaatatttaattaaatggaAATCCATTAGTTATTCATTGTCAACATGGGAATATCAAGATGATTTTAAAGATGATTTAAAGATTGaacaatattataaattgaatGAAATGCCATCAAAAGAAGAGTTGAGAGATAAACCAAGACCACCTAGAACCGCATGGAAAAAGATTGATCAAAGTCCAGACTATTTCACAAAGGGTAATAAATTAAGACCATACCAATTGGAAGGTTTAAATTGGTTATCATTCTGTTGGCATGAACAAAGAAACTCGATATTGGGTGATGAAATGGGCTTGGGTAAAACAGTACAAAGTGTATCAATACTTGAAACACTTAGAAAAGTACATGGTATACGTGGTCCTTTCTTGGTGGTTGCACCTTTGACAACCATTCCTCATTGGAAAAGAGAGTTTGAAAATTGGACCGATATGAATGCATTGGTTTATCATGATTCAGGTGCTGGTCGTCCAATTTGTAGAAATTATGAATTctatttaaaagataaagatggtggtggtggtggtgctaGTGGTGGTGCTAGTGGAAAGATCACTAAATTCAATGTATTGATTACAACCTATGAAATGGCAATTACAGATCGTACACATCTATCAAGAATACCATGGAAATATTTAGTTATTGATGAAGCACATCGTTTAAAGAATAAATCATGTAAATTAACTATAGAACTTAGATCTTACAGTTTcgatcatttattattattgactGGTACACCATTACAAAATAATACTCAAGAACTTTGGTCATTATTGAATTTCCTCGATCCAaaacaattttcaaatttagatCAATTCTTATTGGAATATGGTGATTTGAAAGAGTCATCACAAGTTGAAAGTTTACAAGCCATACTTAAACCTTATCTACTTCGTCGTATGAAAGAAAGAGTGGAGAAATCAATCGCACCAAAAGAAGAGACAATCGTAGAGGTGGAATTAACAACAGTGCAAAAGAAATACTATCGTGCAATCTATGAAAAGAATTTCTCTTTCCTTAGAAAAGGTGGTAAAAGTAATCAAGGTCCAAGTCTATTGAATATCATGATGGAGTTAAGAAAATGTTGTAACCATCCATATCTTACAAAAGGTGTAGAACAATCTGAAACTAGTAGTATCAAAGATAAGGatcaaatttttcaaaagttAATTCAAGCATCTGGTAAATTGGTGTTGATTGATAAACTACTTCCAAAGTTAAAACTTGGAAATCATAAAGTTTTAATCTTCTCTCAAATGGTTAGTGTATTGGATATACTCGATGATTATTTAACATATAGAGGTTATCCACATGAAAGAATAGATGGTTCAATCAAGGGTAATGATCGTCAGGCTGCAATAGATAGATTTTCTAAACCTGATTCCGATCGTTTCGTTTTCCTTTTATGTACTCGTGCCggtggtattggtattaatTTAACCGCTGCCGATACTGTTATCATCTTTGACTCTGATTGGAATCCACAAAATGATTTACAAGCTCAAGCAAGATGTCATAGAATTGGTCAAGATAAAATGGTAAAAGTTTATCGTTTAGTAACTAAAAATACTTATGAAAGATTAATGTTTGATAAAGCTTCAAAGAAACTTGGTTTGGATCGTGCAGTTTTAACAAAAATGAATTCTTTAGcagatagtaataatggtaataattcatcgtcatcatcaactACAAAAGATGAATTACCAGATaaagaaacaattaattcattattaaaatttggagTTTATGCaattaaagatgatgatacaAGTAGTGAAAAATTCTATGAAGAAGATATTGATCAAATTTTAGATAGATCATTGGTTGTTAAACAAGAAACGGTTGGTGATCCATTAGCTTCAAGTTTTTCAACTGCTTCATTTTGTTCATCATCTGCAACCACTCAAATCGATGTAAATGATCCAAACTTTTGGGATAAATTTGAAccagaattaaataaaaagaaagatgTAATATTACAACCAAGACAAAGAAAGAATGTTCAAAGATTTGGTACATTTAAAGATCATGAAGAATCatcagatgatgaagaaCAATCTGATTTTGAAcctgatgaagatgatgagtCAACTAGAGATATTGGTGGAATTAATGGTACTATTGGTGGTCAAAACTCTATTAATAAAAGTTGGACAGCTGgtgaaagaaataaattaaaatcagcAATGCTTGCTTATGGTAGTAGTAGATGGGATCTAATTAAAACAGTTGCTGGTTTAAAACGTTGGTCAGTTGAACAAGTTAGACAATATGGTAGAGCTTTCTTACATAAGgttttatcaaattataaCTCTGATAAAGAAATAcctgaaaataataaattcacaATGGATATGATGAATGCTTTAGTAGTGGAATTAGAACCATCAATTCATAGTTAtcatttagaaaaaaaacgTTTATTcgatttagaattaaaacaaaatgaagaagaggaaaataataataataatgataatgataaagttaactctgattcaattgaaaaggaatcatcatcatcatcatcatcatcaccatcttcaaatattaatcaagataattcaattgaaaagaaagaagaaaatgataCAACTGttaaagatgaaaaaatGGTAGATATTCATGAATTACAAGAAACAAAGGTAGAACCAAATGTAAATGcaaatacaaattcaacaacaactactacaacaacaacaacaactactacaacatTATTAACagaatttaatgataatgataataatgatgaaggttatcatgaatatttaaatcatattACATTGAATGATTCATATTTTAcagaatatttaaatagaaaTACTAAAAAGATTACTAGAAAGCTTCATAATATGGCATTGGTTagtcaaattttaaaattaggaTATCTTTCAGTCGCAGAATTATTGGGTGATTTATCAGATGCTCCATTCTCTTGGTGGAAATCtgataaagataatgatttattaattggtacTTATAAACATGGTTTCGGTGAATATGAAATGATTAGAAATGATCcaacattatcattttcaaaatataaatgGAAATTATCAACAGATGacgatggtggtgatgattcaaaatcaaaaactgaatcaactacaacaactacaattgatgaagaagaggaggataatgaagaagaaggtGTAAAGAAATGGCCATCAGCAAAAGTATTATCACATAGAgttaaaagattattaagAACAATGGATTTCTTTAAgaataaattagaaaaagaatcaaagaatgaaaagaaaaagattgaaaaagaaaagaagcaagaagaaaaattaaagaaacgtCAAGAACCAAAAGTTGAATGGACTAAACGTGAAAAAGATTCATTTTATCGTTGTATTACAATGTATGGTATTTTTGAAGAAGAATCATcattaccaacaacaacaacaacaacaacaacaacaacaacaactttagaaactactactactactgctACTACTATTCCAACaactaaaattgaattaaattgggatttaattaaagagaAAGCATCacttaaaaagaaatcatcaGAATTAATTGAACTTTATTATAATGAACTTATTAGTAAATGTGAGAGTGCTGTTcaagaagaaaagaaatttagATCAAATGTTTTATTCAATACAAAAGagaatcaaatgaaattgaaacaagataaattacaaaaagGTGGTTTATCATCATCTACTTCTTCAACtgatttacaacaacaacaacaacaaagtacaggtgatgatgatgatttattagAAGATGACGAAAAAGGTGGTAATATTGATAAGAAACCAAGTGGTAGTGATGAACTTTCATTAGTTCAATGTAAAAGAGTATTATCAAGAATTCAATTCTTTCAGAAGCTTCGTAATGTCGTATTGAAAATCAAAGATTTAGAAGAAGTTTTTAAGAATTTACCATCACCATATCATGGCTTCCCAAGTTGGTGGAAAACTGGTACTCATGATATCTCATTATTACAAGGTGTCTCTAAACATGGTTATTCTCAATATGAAGATATTTGCAATGATCAATCATTACCATTCCATGAATTAGCTCAATCACTTCGTttagataaagaaaaagaaaaaggaaGTGGTGGTGACAGTGGCGTTGATGATGATGCCTCTGataaaaagagaaagagaaaagaGAATATTTTAGATCTAATCAATTTCCCAaaagataaatcaatttcaaaacgtttggattttattgttttctATGCTTTAAATCCACCAAAGCCACAATCTAAACATTCTgcttttgataaaattttattaccaattgatagtggtgataattcaaatattcaagataataataataataataataataataataataataataaaaataataataataaaaataatgataatgaaaataataataataataataataataataataataataataataataataataataataataataataataataataataataataataataataataatgctaataataataataataatattaatgataataataatactaataatgctaataataataataataatgataataatgccaaaaataataatacatttacTTATGGTAAAtctacaaaatcaaaaaatcgTCCACCATCTTCACCAATGAAGTCAAATAGAAACcaaaatgttaataataatcacaaaaatattaataatactaatggTATAGTAGTTGAAAAGAAAGCaagtttaataaatattttacacTCTGAAGAGGAATTTTCTGATAATGAAGGATTTAAACGTATTGATACTACTGATGATCgtttaaagaaaaaacaaaaatcttCACCttataaaaaacataaaCAACCAACCTATCAAAGACCAAATTTAGAATGTGGTAGTGATTTAGAAACTGAATATAGTGACGATGATTTTGGTGATTCAAATACTCATGATAAATATATTCACATTCCAAcaaatccaaaaaataaacaatcaacTCAACTCTCTGAAACTTTATTCTCTATAAAACCAACCACTAGCCTTTTCaatcataataaaaattttaataataataataataataataataataataataataataataataataataataataataataataataataataataatagcaataataatagcctttttactaaaaataataataataataacagcaATAgtgttttaaatattaaaaatattaatagtagtaacaatggtaataatattagcacagaatttgatttttcacctcgtacaaataaaaataactatagtaataataataataatgatattaataataataataatgataataataataataacaataataatttaccgaGATTACCATCAATATCTAGTTTATCAGATAATGGTTCATTTTTTGGATTACCAAATAAACTTGGACCTATTCCAAAACCATACCGTGACAATAGAGACACCAACAATAAAAGTAGTTTTCATTTCCAAAATAATGAAGAGTTTGAAAATCAGCCaaacttttcaaataaatcatttatgGGTAATTCAAGCATTTCTTATCaatccaataataataataataatacaaatagtttcaacaatttcaacaataataataataataacaacaatagcaataatagcaatgataataattacaacaaaaataataatggatacaacaaaaataacaacaatagatttgaatataaaagaaattcTCAAATTCAAGACGATGGTGACTATGAatatgaagaagatgatggaTACATAAATGATGATATGATATATATTccaagaaaataa